A region of Neochlamydia sp. S13 DNA encodes the following proteins:
- a CDS encoding KH domain-containing protein encodes MKEFVEYIVKNLVDAPNDVNVNCYEGERGMIVEVRVNPHDIGKVVGRKGNTIKALRTISMMICARLGRRVRVEIIE; translated from the coding sequence ATGAAAGAATTTGTTGAATATATTGTAAAAAATTTAGTAGACGCCCCTAATGATGTCAACGTTAATTGCTATGAAGGGGAACGAGGAATGATTGTGGAAGTGCGGGTTAATCCTCACGATATTGGTAAAGTTGTAGGAAGGAAAGGAAATACTATTAAAGCCCTACGTACTATATCCATGATGATTTGTGCTCGGCTTGGACGTCGCGTTAGGGTTGAAATTATTGAGTAA